The DNA segment GTACACGGGCTCGGTGGGCGGCGGCTTCGGCGCGGCGGCATTGGGCGGCAGGTCGACCGGCACATCCACCGTCGCCAGCGGCGCGGCCACCATGAAAATGATCAGCAGCACCAGCATCACGTCCACGAATGGTGTGACGTTCATCTCCGCGTTCTGTTGATAGCTGTGGCGCTTGACCTGCGCGCCGGAACCCAACTGGATCGCCATAATCAGCCCGCGGCGTCGAACTTGCGCGAAACAACGGCGATCATTTCCGCCGAGAAGTTGTCGAGCGCGCCGACGAAGCCGTTGATGTCGCGCACGAACTTGTTGTAGATCATCACCGCCGGGATCGCGGCAAAGAGGCCGATGGCGGTGGCGAGCAAGGCTTCGGCGATGCCCGGCGCGACGACGGCGAGGTTGGTCGACTTGCTGACCGCGATGTGGGCGAAGCTATTCAAGATGCCCCACACCGTGCCGAACAGGCCGATAAAGGGTGAGGTGGAACCGATCGTCGCCAGCACGCCCATCATCGAACTGAGGCGCGACAACTCGCGTTCCTGCACGATGCCGGCCGAAAGCGCCAGGCGCTGCAGCAGACGGTCGGCCTGGTGCGGCGACGGCATCGTGTTGTGCGTCTTGCGGAATTGGTCGATCTCGTCGCGCGCGGCCAGCCACATGCGGCCCATTGCGCTTGCATCGTTGCCGCCGGGCAGGTCGTGCCCTTGCGCGCCACGCCGGAATTCTTCAAGAAACCTCGCGTTGGCGTTTCTGGCACGACCGAACATCAGCAGCTTTTCGACTAACGCGGTCCAGGTCAGCAGCGAGAGCAGGGCGAGGAAAATCATCACCGCCTTGACGACGATGTGCGCCTGCATGAACATCTCGCCAACGCCCAACGTGGCGGCGGGAGCCGGATTGTCTTGGGCGAGCACCATCGGCGCCAGGCTCCAGACCATCGCGAGCAACAGGAAATTTGCCAGGCGTCGGCATCCCGGCGATTTCAGAAAGTGGGTGATATGCATGTCTCTTCCCTGGTGAATTATTGTTCTCGAGTCCTTGGCCGGGACTTCAGCTTGCATTCTGCTGACCGCCTTCAAGACTGTCTCGCTTCATTACTTGGGAGTCCAAATCCAAATGCCCT comes from the Georgfuchsia toluolica genome and includes:
- a CDS encoding MotA/TolQ/ExbB proton channel family protein gives rise to the protein MHITHFLKSPGCRRLANFLLLAMVWSLAPMVLAQDNPAPAATLGVGEMFMQAHIVVKAVMIFLALLSLLTWTALVEKLLMFGRARNANARFLEEFRRGAQGHDLPGGNDASAMGRMWLAARDEIDQFRKTHNTMPSPHQADRLLQRLALSAGIVQERELSRLSSMMGVLATIGSTSPFIGLFGTVWGILNSFAHIAVSKSTNLAVVAPGIAEALLATAIGLFAAIPAVMIYNKFVRDINGFVGALDNFSAEMIAVVSRKFDAAG